Proteins encoded by one window of Teretinema zuelzerae:
- a CDS encoding ParB/RepB/Spo0J family partition protein — MKPLTILKDEKKLDLNNSGRVLLARLIPLTEIKLQKEFQELFPLIPGNVEKITQRIMEGGYDNSQPVHIWNFNGKHILIDGHHRREGALRAGLHEIPCFLHEFSSIEDALEYAISLQTERRNLSDAELMRALKVVDSLKTRGRGATGDGKSAARSAEVLGISTSRVEKTRMVEKYATDEIKKQIESGELTLNKAYHLVRETMTESTGRKSKDKKPSKEVIQIITTIQSFLTSGDIEGLSSYVKEYGI, encoded by the coding sequence ATGAAGCCACTAACCATTCTGAAAGACGAGAAAAAGCTTGACCTTAATAATTCCGGGCGCGTGCTATTGGCGCGTCTTATACCACTTACCGAAATTAAGCTCCAGAAGGAGTTCCAGGAACTGTTTCCGCTTATTCCTGGTAACGTGGAGAAAATAACGCAACGAATCATGGAAGGCGGATACGATAATTCCCAACCGGTACATATATGGAATTTCAATGGGAAACATATCCTTATTGACGGACATCATAGGCGGGAAGGCGCTCTTCGTGCCGGACTCCACGAAATCCCATGTTTCTTACACGAGTTTTCTTCTATTGAAGATGCGCTTGAATATGCCATAAGCCTTCAAACTGAAAGGCGCAACCTTTCAGATGCGGAGCTTATGAGAGCGCTTAAAGTAGTGGATTCTCTTAAAACACGAGGACGTGGGGCAACGGGTGACGGAAAATCCGCTGCACGTTCGGCAGAGGTTTTGGGTATTTCCACCTCACGGGTTGAGAAGACCCGCATGGTGGAAAAATATGCTACCGATGAAATCAAAAAACAGATCGAGTCAGGTGAACTCACGCTTAATAAAGCGTATCACCTCGTTCGGGAAACAATGACTGAATCGACTGGTAGGAAGAGTAAGGATAAGAAGCCTTCAAAAGAAGTCATACAGATTATCACTACTATTCAGTCATTTCTTACCTCTGGTGATATTGAAGGCCTTTCATCGTATGTAAAGGAGTACGGGATATGA
- a CDS encoding ParA family protein, with protein MKIVSFVSTKGGVGKSSSTILIANYLAAVGKSVLVIDTDYSNSTTLHYLESKAGLRGKGFSQAVKTGRLTDNIVSTQNENIELIPSNSDIEHLVLKDDLVLSRLVEMEHKELSLYDYILLDTSQGFNSTINNAIYASDLILTPVLLCQFDMISCLTLQSKIVEAEKMSSWGLFFNGVNQYAQNKNSSHYQYISLYKKTFTQCLNIYLPKTSAVTNRIDRDQKITRKTSEKIFDGVASLVEIITGEPVSEPVAF; from the coding sequence ATGAAAATCGTATCTTTTGTATCAACCAAAGGTGGAGTTGGGAAATCTTCCTCCACCATTTTAATCGCAAATTACCTGGCTGCTGTCGGCAAGTCGGTATTGGTAATTGATACCGACTACAGCAATTCAACGACATTGCATTATCTTGAAAGCAAAGCCGGGTTGCGGGGGAAAGGGTTTTCTCAGGCCGTAAAGACTGGTCGCCTTACAGATAATATCGTATCCACCCAAAATGAGAATATAGAGTTAATTCCTTCAAACAGTGACATTGAACACCTGGTATTGAAGGATGATCTGGTTCTTTCTCGTCTTGTGGAAATGGAACATAAAGAACTATCTCTCTATGACTACATTCTCCTTGATACGTCCCAGGGATTTAATTCCACGATCAATAACGCAATCTATGCGTCTGACCTGATTTTAACTCCGGTACTATTGTGCCAGTTCGACATGATTTCATGTCTTACTTTGCAAAGTAAGATTGTGGAAGCCGAGAAAATGTCTTCCTGGGGTCTTTTTTTCAATGGTGTTAATCAATACGCCCAAAATAAAAACTCATCCCATTATCAGTACATATCACTCTATAAAAAGACCTTCACCCAGTGCCTTAACATTTATCTGCCTAAAACATCTGCGGTAACAAACCGCATTGACCGGGATCAGAAGATTACCCGTAAAACAAGCGAAAAGATTTTTGACGGTGTCGCTTCGTTAGTCGAAATAATCACCGGAGAGCCGGTAAGCGAACCGGTTGCTTTCTAA